The sequence TCGGCCCTCCTGATGACGGCGGGGGCCTTCCTGTTCGCGGCCGCGCCCACCCTGCCGATGGCCTATGCGGGACGCGCCCTCGTCGGCCTCGGGGTCGCCCCGGTTCTCGTGAACACGCTCAAGCTGATCACCGAGTGGTTCCCGCCCCGGGCCTTCGCCACCATGACTGGCCTCACCGCAATGCTGGGGAATCTCGGAGGCTTCCTGGCCGGCGGCCCCTTCGCCATCCTGGTCGCTGCCGTCGGCTGGCGGGCAGGCTTTACCACCGTGGGGATTCTCACCGCCCTGGTGGGAGGGGGCCTGCTCCTCGTCGTCCGGGACCGCCCGGTCCTGGCGCCGGCCCAGCCGGGCACGGCACCGCCAGCCCTCCGGCCCGCGGCCGCCGCCCTCCTGCGCGATGGGAGGATCTGGCTCCCCCTCGCCACGAAGATGGGCTTCGACATGGCCTTCTTCGCCTTCTTCGTCGTGTGGGGTGTCCCGTTTCTCACCCAGACTTCCGGGGTCTCCGCGACCGCAGCGGGGTTCTACCTCTCCTTCGGCGCCCTCGGCTTCATGTTTGGGGGCCCACTCCTGGGCCTCCTCTCCGACCGGGTGATGCGGGAGCGGCGCCGCCCCATCCTCCTCTCCGCCGTGGCCCACACCACCCTGTGGGCCGTCCTGCTCGCGAGCGCCCCCCTCCGGCCCGGGCCCGCTCTCGCGGCCCTGATGGCCGGGCTCGGCCTCACCTCCGCCGGGCTGCTGCTGTGCCTCGCCTGCGCCAAGGAGTTGAGCCCGCCGGAGACGACGGGGGTCGCGACCGGGCTGGTGAACGGGGGCGGGTTCTTCGGGGCGGCCGTTCTCCAGATCGTCCTGGGGGCCGTGCTGGACTCGGGCTGGGAGGGAGCGATGGTTGCGGGCGCCAGGGTCTATCCCCTGGCGGCCTACCTCAAAGCCTTCAGCCTCTGCCTGGTCATCATGGTGGGGACGTGCCTCGCCGCGTTCTCCATCCGGGAGGCCGGGGCGCTCCGGACATCACCCGCGGAGCCCGCAGGGACTCCCGGTTACAAAAAGTAACCGCGATCATAACCAGGGAGTCGGAGGCGAGGTCCTGCAGGCGCTGGTGGACCCCACGAACCCGGCGATCATCGCGCAGATTCAAGGTGTTGCTGCACGGAGCCGACCCGGCGGGAGGAGGGCCGTCGGCACGACGCCCGAGGCCTGCTGCTTGCAAACGCCCCCGGCCGGCACCCATCGGGACGACCACAATGGCTGACACTAAAGTCTACGTCCTGGGCGATTCACTCGAGACTCCGTCGCAGAGGCTGCCCCGGGCCGTCGGGCCGCTCCGCGACCCGGCCCGGGCCGCAACCCTCTCCCTCTTCCTGTGGGGAGGCGGCCAGCTCTACAACGGGCAGCGGACGACCGCCAACTGGCTCTTCCTCCTCCAGATCTTCTTCTTCGGGGTCCTCGCCGCCGCCGCGACCTCCTGGTCTCGCGTGGCGTGGTGGCTCGATCTCCAGTTCCGCTTCGATACCACCATCCCGGCCCTCTTCGCGCTCCTCTTCCTGTGGGGGGCGGCCGGCTGGGTGTGGGGGACGCTCCAGGCCTATCAGGAGGCCGACCGCCGCGCGCTGGAACCGTTTACCGGGAAGGAGCGCGAGGCGACTGCGGCCCTCTGCTCCCTCGCCGTGCCCGGCTGGGGCCAGTACCTGAACGGGCAGCCCCGGAAGGGGGCCGCCTTCCAGGCCCTGGTCCTGCTGGAGGGGCTCGCCTGGCTCACGCTCCTGGCGGCCTACTCGGGGTTCGAGAGCCTAGAGCGGCCGGAGAACCGCGCGGTTCTCGAGAGGGCCCTCCTCTGGGCCGCGGCGGCCATCCCGCTCCTGGGGCTCGCCCGCGTGCTGACCGCCTACGACGCCTTCAAGGTGGCCCGCTACCCGGGGCTGCGCCGGAACCCCTGGCTCCGGATGAAGTTCGCCTGGACCCGCTACCGGACCGGCATGGCCCGCCAGCTCCCGAGCGCGAAGCGGCGGATCCGGGCGCTCGTGCTCATCCTCCTCTTGGTGGCCGCCGACCTCGTCGCCATCTTTTACAGCCCGCGGTCCTTCTACGTGGGCCAGGCCGCCTGGCTGGCCCAGCACCTCCGGAACAAGGGGATGGTCCAGG is a genomic window of Candidatus Methylomirabilis sp. containing:
- a CDS encoding MFS transporter; the encoded protein is MRRWAAWGAATLLFLLVTFHRFALGVIATDLMATFATAAVGLGGLASIYFYLYGLLQIPSGILADTWGPRRTLTASALLMTAGAFLFAAAPTLPMAYAGRALVGLGVAPVLVNTLKLITEWFPPRAFATMTGLTAMLGNLGGFLAGGPFAILVAAVGWRAGFTTVGILTALVGGGLLLVVRDRPVLAPAQPGTAPPALRPAAAALLRDGRIWLPLATKMGFDMAFFAFFVVWGVPFLTQTSGVSATAAGFYLSFGALGFMFGGPLLGLLSDRVMRERRRPILLSAVAHTTLWAVLLASAPLRPGPALAALMAGLGLTSAGLLLCLACAKELSPPETTGVATGLVNGGGFFGAAVLQIVLGAVLDSGWEGAMVAGARVYPLAAYLKAFSLCLVIMVGTCLAAFSIREAGALRTSPAEPAGTPGYKK